ttatatatttttaatattttcaactATGGGATTTCCTTTTTTTCAATCATTTGGGCTCATGCAGCTTTAATGTAATAATTATTTATAGTTATATTAACAAAATAGCAGATTATTAAATATATGTAGAATTctaattacattttcattttatttcatttaaaaacTCATTAGCAAGAATCATTCTAATTATAAAACACTAACAGTTTTAATGTACTGTATTTTCAGTTATTATTCAAAATTATATTTGCATTATGCATTGTtgaaactactattactacttattactactattattatttttatgtaacaTTGACAGTATTACAAGCAATGATGAATtgattggttgtttttttttttggggggggggggggggtttgcaaaAGGTTTGTGataatcagatttatttatgtattttttgcttAGCAGTATCAGTCAATAACAAAATTTTTGCAAAAACACTCTCAACCGTAGTTTTATGTAATAGCTGTCTCTTCCATAAGTTCTCAGCTGTGCTAGGATGgggtttttattggtttatttccaAAACTGACCTTTGGACTCTTTTACAGCTCAGTTTATTTAATCATTACAGGTTCTATTTCATAACAGAAGTATATCATAGTCATATCacagtaaaaacataaattaatCAATGTTTTTGCAACTCTGTAAAGATTTTTAGCCCTCTTAACCAGCATCCAAAGACAGAAGTCTGGCCTGATTTGTCTACTTCACAACACCTTTTGTATGATACACCAACATGTTATTTCCAGTTATTTCTAATTTTTGCCAGAAAAAAGTCGATGTTGAGTATGATCAGAACCTCCATTGGTTGTTAGATGCTCACTGCAGGAATCAACGCTTCTGTTGCCTGAGCTTTAATCaggattttctgtgtttttttctcagcagcttTGGCCATTCCTGGTTTCTGGGGCAGAAACATTACAGCTGAGTTAAAAATACAGGTTATCACACCAAACACCATAGTAGTTCAGCTCATTAAGAGCAATATGGTAATAAAGCAGCCACCCAACAGGGAGTGTGATCTCTGACTGTACCTCTGTCTGTGATTTGAGACTGTCAGCTGGTGGAGAGCTGTGAGCAATTACAAGAGGATTAAATCCATGTTTGCTCTGTAGCCAGTAGGTCTTATGACACCCTTTACCCTGTCAGGGAGAGAAATCATGCAGTGGTTACATGTGTCAAAAACTGCTGGACAAaagcatcttaacccataaagacccaaacatccaccagcgaccagtttcttatttcttattttactagttttagcatatatcgaccaaaatcattcgatgatataaaatgtttaatacctgttgatccactaatcctatcaatacatgtaaataattgaggtaaaaggcagttcgtcatcttttcatggtcatcagatatgacccatttggacgttcagaggctctgtagttaccatggaaacaccaccatcttctaaaacattgatccaccaataaaacacatgtagtttgataaatgacagtggttggagacgaTAATTTTATATACAGTTAATAATATACGTATTTTGCACAAAAatatatctttttcttcagtttgctctgttttggacataaaaaccctcaacttaaatctacacaatcagtacattaaatataggaaaatacctggttttcacttaaaaatgcaaaatatagaacataATATTCGaggaaatgatgataaatcccttaagaaaggataaaaactgagaaaaatttatttggaaactgccacaaaagcagcactgggtctttatgggttaatatgtcaAGTCACCTTCATTTCAATTTCTCCTCTTTCCTCCATCGAAAAAGATCCAGCCTGGACTAGAATGTCAGCAGTGGACTGAGATATGTGAATCTTCAAGGCTGAATAAAATAGAATGAATGAATTATACAGAGAAGACATATACAGTATCTACCCTGAAGGAAGCATTCacaaaggtcagataaatgttcaCTGTTTGAACTGCTATGTATCATTTGCATTAACATAAAGTCACATAATTAGTCTTGTATAATATTTATAATGATatttggtgccaggcacaacagactcctcccctcgcatgtattgtagcttattttggcatcgatccagctgatgtcatcatgtctatgaatgATGACATCAGTCAGTACATCAGTTGCCCCTATGTATGTACCAAATTTAaagtaaatagaaacaaaatgtctgttttatagacatttgaaattttgtccattataagtaaatgggagaaaataataataataaattcataaaaaatttcaactttgacctacttttcccagaatgtcaccacatctattctgggttactggcaacctataaacccaatttggtatgaattcaaccaatagttttgctgctacagacatttgaaattttgtccatggtaagtaaatggggaaaaaaaagattttaaaaattcataaaaatatttgaactttgacctacttttcccaaaatgtaataacatctattctgggtcactgacaatctataacccaatttggtatgagttcaaccaatagttttgctgctagagtgttaacaaacaaacaaacaaacaaaaaacaaacaaactgaaccaaaaacaataccccttgcctcccctttggagggcgGGGTAATAAGATTCCATGACAAATGACCAcaaaacaaatgcccacaagacaaatgtCCACAAGACAAATGTATACAAGACAAATGTCCACAAGACAAATGTCCACAAGACAAATGTATACAAGACAAATGTCCACAAGACAAATGTCCACAAGACAAATGTATACAAGACAAATGTCCACAAGACAAATGTccacaagacaaatgcccacaaccttaatgaaaacaataaatgcccacaatttgtagaatggcattattccaatgggggaactatatgaagcatgcaaatattGCAGATATTTTAAGTACATATGTACTGCAGATATCTACATATGTAATCAGTATTCAGTTGTTAAGCAACAATAGTCCAAATAGTTATGTCACTGTAACATTATTGATACAGGATCTGAATTAAGCCTTTATTAGATAAtaagccctgcaatgaactggcgaaatgtccagggtgtaccccgcataCAGCAGTGATTATAGAAATCAAGGTGTGGATAACACAACCCTTTATGTGATGCAGGTAAAAGGCAGTGAGCCTTCATTGAATACAAACACTGACTACAAGCCCAAACAGTACACAAAGTGTGATATACAGTACATGCTGTATGACTATCACTCTGCAAAGTTAATTACCTAATTAAGAAACATCAATCAACTACAAAGGAATTTTAACACTAAATAGTGCATGACTGTAAGTAGGTAAATTAATCTACTTATTTGTAAATAAGCTACTTCAACTTCTCAAAGCTGAGTCTTTGTAGACAGAAAAACTGTAGTATGTATACATTGttactttaattttaattaatcaaTACTAATAAAACACTAAACAAGTTTTTCAAATGTGATGGGTGACTGATCTCAGTATTTACGTAATTCTTGGAGGTTTCTtaaaaaaatgtctgtaaaacaaaatcCTACAAacaattttctctttgatttattatctattcattcattcattcattcattcattttctgaacccactttatcctcactagggtcatgggggtcacttggagcctatcccagctacttatgggcaaaggtggggtacaccttggacatttcgccagttcattgcagggcttaTTATCTAATAAAGGCTTTATTCAGATCCTGTATCAATAATGTTACAATGACACAACTATTTAGACTACTGTTGCTTAACAACTGAATACTGATTACATACGTAGATATCTGCAGTACATATGTACTTAAAATATCTGCaatatttgcatgcttcatatagttcccccattggaataatgccatactacaaattgtgggcatttgtctcttttttcattaaggttgtgggcatttgtcttctgggcatttgtcttgtgggcatttgtctgcgCACCGGGTAATAATGGTGATACACAAGTGTATGTTTTACGACAGAAAAAGGAGAATGGCCCATAGGTGAGGTTCTTAATGCTATCTCATTCATAAGAACTGGACAGAATTTACAGAAAAGAGCAGTTAAAATAATAAGCTTTTTGACAAAAACTgttgttaaagcagtgtttctggGACTCAAAAATGGTGTTTTGTGTGAGGTGCTCTTTGGATTGGAACATATATGTACTCAGGAAACCACAGGATTCCAAGGCATTTCATAATGTTATGACTGACTGGTGTGAGATTTCCGAGGCACTTTGTCTGAAAAATATCATGTTATAGTCTAGTAGTATTATAGTCAAAACTTTTGTTTGGCTGTTTtaacttcctgatgaaggcttgatgcTAAAACACACTGGATTATAGTTGTTAGAGTCATTTTAATATCTTTCGAGACTGCCtgggaattttttgtttttttccagttcaaatacaacaagaaaatacagggaatatgtgcacaactttaaaagagacaaaaaactgaattgaatGGGTTTAAAGTGACTGTTGATTTAGTcagttaagtgcaaagggaggtcacactaaatactatgcTTTGGTTTGTAGAAGCAGTTTTTtcttgaaacttttgtttttactatatTTCCCATATATCCGGATTGTATTATATTATGGAGacagagaaatgcatatgtgtggacattagaacgtTACTGAACCAAAACGAATGTTGGCTTGGattttgcacagtattgtatgtGTTGTGTCTTATCACGTAGATCCAACAATGAAGGCAAAATACTTATGTTTTCAAGTACAAAACAAATCTGCACATCTATAATTAGGTCCCATCACTCACGTAAGCTGTTACTTTCCATGCGGGAGGCCATGTTCACTGTGTCACCAAAGAGGCAGTAGCGAGGCATGGTGGTGCCTACCACTCCAGCAACCACTGGACCTACAGagtttatatcagaaacaaataaaacattctCATCTATACTTTAATGATCTCCACAGAACAGTGAATGGGTTTATTACCTGAGTGAATCCCAATCCGAATTGCCAAACACTCCATCGGCATATGACGGATTTTGAAGACCTTAATAGCACTCAGGAAGTGCAGAGCCATGGTGCATATCTCCAGTGCGTGCTGATTGTCATTACTGATAGGTAAACCGCTCGCCACCATGTATGCATCACCTATAGTCTCTACCTGTTGAAATATAAGCAGACGGATCTCAAAAGGTGAAATATTTTCCCTCAACAGCAGAATGAGcaattaattgatttttttttttaatctaaaaaaatAGCATTTTTTCGCAAGCAAGGTAAAAAGTGTCACACAGGTGTGTGGTACATACTTTATAGACGTCATACATCTTGATAATATCATCAAAGAGGCTGTAGAGGTCATTAAGGAACGTTACCACCTCCATCGCAGAGCTTACAGAGCACATGGAGGTGAAGCCAACAATGTCGGAAAAGAAGATAGTCACCATGTCGTAGCTACGTGGTTCCACTGACTTCCCTGACATGAGTTGATCTGCTATGTACCTACAACCAATGAAACAACAGAGAAGACAAAATAAGGCCCACTGTATGTTATTTAACTAGCTCTTGAGTCCATTGAACTAGTTGTACATTCGTATAATTTGGCCTCAGATTGAACATGAATTAAGTATTGTACTCTATCACTAATCCATCAGTGTTTTATATCTGCTGTTTTGGCCAGGACACTATCACAAACAAGATTTTTTGTCTCAAAGAgtcttttcctggttaaataaaggttaatacaTAAAATACCacaaaactaaaatgattatATTAATGCTGTCGCATCCGTTACCTTGGTAACATACTTGAGAGTAGCTTGTCTGCACGGGCCTTCTCTGCTGTGAGCTGATTGGTCCTCTCTTCCACCACCTCCTCCAAATGATTTGCATATTTCTCCAACTTTTCCACCATATTGTCCAGAAAATTTGCATGACTACAGTAAAGAAATTTATTAGATGCCTCTGCTATCTTGAAAAGCTTTTGGGTACAGATCCAGAGTATTTTCTGTATTGTTCAAGTGGAGACAAGGAGAACACCTTCACCTTCATCTTATTTTGTCTGGGGCAAATAACAAATCTCAAATTCTAACCTGTCTGGGCACGTCTCCCTCAGCTGTCTCCGTATAGACCCAAACGGTGGTCTGTGGTCGGGGTTTTCACTCCAGCAGACTCTCATCAGCGAGttgacattttcatcacatagttGTTCGGATAATGCTGGTCGAAGAGGCTCTCCTTGGAAAGGTGTTCGCAACTGCATGATAATCTCTGCAGGAAACAGAATTCTTAGAGTATTGGCAGTGTTTGAGTTTAGTGCAGTTGTATTTGTGCTCCATTTCTACATTGTACTCTGGAACTCCAtgccaccggatctcagaaacaccccttcactccctctcttcaaatccagactcaaaacgcatctgtttaggacctctttctctttgtgaacacaattgcattgtccaattttttaacctgctttttattttttactctgctttattgcttgttttatactatcctgttttactgttttaccgtacggtgtccttgagtgccaagaaaggtgcctataaataaaatgtattattattattattatttttttttttttttttggatcagtttTCTGTGAGTCTCAAATGTATTTTTGATGAGGGTGTGATTCTGAGAAAAATCTGTCAGACttattagatcaggggtgtcaaactcatttcctttcaggggccacattcagcccaatttgatctccagtgggccggaccagtaaaataacaacagtgaaaaaagtaaaattatattatgatcaggtttgcatctccaaagtttccttaaaaatctgaataatatgaacaacttgaactgttgtaagaaaaacaaatgcaattttaacattttaacaatattctgcctcgttttatcagtttatcattaacacatgtgcattacaatcgcacaaaacatttagtaacaggcagaatattggtaaaattgcatttacttttctaaagacattttcgtttgttcatatttgttcaggttattcacgttttttgtacaagtatagtttggtaatgtaaacattttcatgtcattttacttttttacacgaaaaaaacaaagagaaaatttggggttgtcattatttataggttattatgataatattttactgatctgacccacttgaaatctaattggactgtatgtgtctgtatgtggaacctgaattaaaatgattttgacaccattgattgttaatatcgtcaatataatttttgtatttcacaaattcgtcccacaggccggattggaccctttggcgggccagatttggcccccgggccgcatgtttgactcctgtgtatTAGATATTTGTTGTTAGCCTTGTAATTATTTTTGTAGTTAAAAGCTGctagattttcttttttaattcatttgaaGTAACTGCTCTTTCTAAAAAACAGTCTTTTCATGCCAACCTTTTGGCTCCAGGTTGAAGTCAGCGTAAGGACCAGCCCTTGAATTGTACATTAGTTCCCACATGATCATGGCAAAGCTGAACACATCACCCTTGGGCGTTCCATTAAATGAACGACCAGCTTGTCTCAGAAGCTCAGGTGCTGTCCAGTACATCTCTGTAACAAAGTTATCCATACAACACAGTGACTGAGAATCTCTGTGTTTTGTAATCATGAATACATATAACATGACAGAAACACAGATACCAGTTCCACATGCTGCTATATTACCAGCTGAATCATTCCACTGACCTTCATAGTTTGGATTTTCCAGCGAAACAGTCTTATTTTTACTTCCATATTTGAACTCCCACAGTCCAAAGCCAGAGAGTTTAATCTGGAGTCTGCTATCCACCAGACATGTACTTGGCTTCAGGTTGCCGTGAAATTTCATGTTACTCTTGTGAATGAACTCCATTCCCTGAAACACAAATGGATATATATTGACAACAGATCTGTAGTACAACATATGTATgtctcaaaaaaattaaatttaatgtCTTCCTTTTGGGTACCCATTTGTTAAAGACATTCTCTACACACTAACTGAAGCAAATATGCATAAAAACACACTCACATTGACAATGTCATAAGCAAAAGAAAGCTTAAACATCGTATCCAGCTCATTATCTGAAGCCTTCAGAACatcctgcaggaaaaaaaaaaaaagttaaacaacAAAGCTGGTAACTGCCTATGAATGACCTGATGTTTTATAATGTGTGATAAAGGCTGAAATACACACCTTCAGGCTTCCTTTTTTACAGTACTGTATGACTAAACATATGTTAGGTGGTTCAATGCATACCCCAAAAAACTGCACCAAGTTTTCATGTTTCATTTCTTTCATCTGTTTTGAAGAGAGTGCGATGATTAGGCACATAGTATATTTCTACACAGATATAGAAAATGTCTGTTGGCTGTAATACTTGTAAGGACACAGTATACATGCTGAAGCAGAACTGTGAAATCAAATAATTCATTTTCCATATTGTCACACTTTCTTCACTGGTTTAATCGTTACATGACTTTATTATTACAGGGTTTTGTTAAAAACTCCATTCTTGGGTAGCATCCTACAGTCTGGTATTCCTGTAGCAGACCATTGTTAGAAATAACTGAAACAGCTGTTGCTATGGTATTTGCAGTTCCAACTGTAAAATCTACTTTTATTTCATTAGGAAGTAGCCATGTAATAAATGGAATAATGTCCATCTGCCCACTTCACGTCATGGTCCTGCACCATCCTGCCAGGGTTTATTTCACAATGCTGTACATTATCCATTAAGTAGACACTGCAACAGCAAACATGTAAAGGATTTCATGGTtagaaacaataaaaatgatctttACCAAGCTGAACTCTGCAACAATGGACGGTTTCTGTAAGTTCGTGCCACTGTGATTCTTAATGTACTTGATGGCCACTTGATTTCCCTAAACAaattagaagaaaacaaaaaattagCCATGTATTTTGTCACAAATGTTTAAGTAAGAAAGATGATCGCAGGGATTTTAATTAATGAGAGCATTTttaaagaaatacataaataaaaattggCTTATGCATGGTTTTGAGTGTGAGCCCGTTTCAGTGACTACTGCAAACAAAACTGAATGTGGGTCATCATGATAGATACCATGGTACCAAAAAAGCAACCACTTACAGTGGATACTTGCTTGAAATTTTTACAAATATTCAACAGATGTTAAGATTGAGAAATGATTTTATATGGCAAAATGACAAAATAGATAATGTATTTGGTAGAGTGGAAAAAGTGGCTGTTGCTTTCTCTTGGTTTCCTTTTGCTTCATGTAAAAAGATTTATTACCTAGAATTGCTGTGACCCACATTATAAAAggcaagtggcctctgtgtgtgtgtgtgcatgcatatgtgtgtgtccggggattcacacaaaatctggaaagagctgactgctgctgtttggcatactcatgtatttttggtcaaggaagacagtagcgaaaaaggcaagttgataggaccaatattttgggagatactagtaattttggaatacagtagccttacagcaatcacattgctatggccagaacactttggcagtgactgctggacaaatgcggtacagcatacacaaatacacaacagcataaaactaCCTCATCttgaacccgtggatccccacgggtcaatgcgctagtcTATATGTTACGGTATTTCTTATATGAACAGTGTGGATGTTGACATGCTGTCACCTATATTGTAATGATTGTTGATgcaaaaactgttaaataaaacTCATAATTCTTAGTACCTGATAGAGACCTATTGTGGTGTAGATATGTTCTTTGCCTGCCTTGTCCCTCAGGCTATAGCTATTGTTGGAGAAGTTGGACTGGGAGCCCCCACTCCCAGTCTGACTGGCTGTGGTACTTAAAGATAACCCCTGCAATCCCTGGAGGTGAAGAAACATACCAAATCAGCATGTGAACAATGTATGGGTTGGCAGATACATCCAAGTGCGTGTGTTTTTTGGTCATACCGCAGGCTCTCTGATAATCATGATATCACTGTAGCTGATCAACCACCAGCAGGAGTCATCAAGTTTGGTTTGGAGTCGTAGCTTCTGCAGAAAGAGGATTCCGATGCACAAGACCGCAAGTACCCCGATGACAGGGAGGGTTACCAAAAGACCCAGCAGGGCGATGTCTATGTCCAGTCAAGACAGAAAATAGATTGAATATAAGATACAACCACATTTTATACAACAGTAGTATTacgaaaaaaaatatttatgtatttataaagtAAAGTATGACATTACCATTGATTAGCCATTCACAAAGTTCATTGTTGAAACCACATTCTGGCTTGTCAGAAGGTGGTTTTCCTTTAGGCCAGATCACAGAGGAAAACATAGATGTTGGCCtgaaataataatgtttgagTTCATTTATTTGATGgaaaaacatgtatttgaatttttgttttaattgcatGGCTGATTATTACCTGACACTTTTGGTGTGACTTTCAAAGTGGAGAATTGGAACAAACTTGGTGGTGTCACCCATATGCTGCAGGTCATATATGGAATAGTCTTGGTTTCTCTCCCCATCGTCATCAAAGTGGACTAAACCAGAAGCACCTGAAATGATAAACCATGACTGAATCCAACTGCCTGATGATGCCAATAAGTGTCTTCACCTCCTAGACGTATCTCCTGTTACTGCTTTCTAAAATCTAAACAGAtcaattcctcaaaataaaaataagactAGAAGTGCTTTTCAAAACTTGCATGTGAAGAAGCCTGAAAAGGTTTATGACTTtaaaacaagggtgtcaaacatgtggcctaggGTCCAAATCctgcccaccgaagggtccattccggcccgtgggatgaatttgtgaaatacaaaaattacactgaagatattaacagtcattttagctcaggttccacattcagaccaattcaatctaaagtaggtcagaccagtaaaatacgattacactaacttataaataatgacaactccaaatttttctctctgtaaatgtaaacattttcatgtaattttactgtatttatactaaaacaaactaccattcctcaaaaaaaaaagaataacctgtacaaatatgaacaacctcaaacaAGAAGTATAACtgcaccaatattctgtctgttattaaagtttttgtgtatttgtagagccactgtaatctgtaaattgtaacgcacttgtataaatgataaacttaagcataatattgataaaattgcacttatttttctcaagaaatttcaatttgtttctgttattcacattgttttaaagtatagtttgtagatgtaaacattttcataaactaattttacttttttcaccctgaaacattgaggaaagtttggagttggcactgtttatacattttttttattattttactggtctggcccacttcagatcatatttggctaaatgtggcccctgaactaaaatgagtttgacacccctgctttaaaacatgttaaatcattaaagcattttaactgtaactttgctgtataCATGGAACCACTAAGAATAAGGTATCAGTAAAGCAGAGTCATGAAAACCACTACCATAAAATCGAATGCTGTTCTTGTTTTTCAGTCTCCGTAGAAGCTGCTGTCCATCATGAGGATCTTTGCCATCTTTGAGGACTTCTTTTAATCCCATAGCGTAAAGAAGCACCGCATCATGGAGGTAGGCAGCATAAGggctaacctgaaaaaacaaagtaATGTGTAAGGCTTCCTCCAAATTGGAATTCAGTGTGTGTTCTTTGCATTCTTACCTCTCTTTCTGATGTCAGGTTGCTTCTAAATGGGCGGCCTTTGAGTCTTTCAAAAACTTGTTCAAAGAAATCGTAATAATCGTAGCCGTCGTAGGATTTCTGGCCGATTATAAAGGCCATGTCAAAGGCTCTTATAGCAGCCTGGTTAATCCTGCTGTTAAGGGCATATTTCCACAAGTTATCCTGCTCAGGAAGAAAAATTAAGTGGATGCACATGAGAAAAAGAAAACCATAAATCATGACATGCATTATAAAACATGGTTAAATCAAAATTATCACCCTCCTTTTATGTTTCTTTACCTTCAAACTTTTTTGAGGCTCTAAATGTACAACAAAAACTGATGCCCTGTCTTCACTAATGAGGATATTTGGCGTAATGCAATTTTTTCTCAACATTTGGGCTTTTTCTCCACATGCAAAGGGCATTTTAGGTCGCAAAGACTGAGATTTTTAATAACTCCAGTTTGGATGTATTCGTATGGACAGGGAAACTTGAGAGATTGGAAACTGATGACACGACACTCCATTTTCTGCAtgtctgttattgctttgtgtaatgaaactgcacatgaaacatcaaatccagttGTGTAAATCTGTGTATGATCGAGGCCAGCACAGACAGCACACAAACCAGACCAGCATTCAGGCAAAATGTAAAGAATTCATTTCAACAACCAGAACCAATAACTCAAATAACTTTACAACTTTAATTGTAGTTCCTGTTCATCTTCTGACACATTAAGTCCAATGTTATCTACGGTGTCCAACAGAGTCCAACATAAACAATGGTTCGTCCAAGCATTTGTACTGATttgcacttgtttttacgttGTCATGTGGACGGAGATACTTTGTAAGATGAAAGTCAtatggacagaattttttttttaac
The nucleotide sequence above comes from Sphaeramia orbicularis chromosome 19, fSphaOr1.1, whole genome shotgun sequence. Encoded proteins:
- the gucy2g gene encoding guanylate cyclase 2G, which translates into the protein MLSVLPASSMSPILVFHFTLVLTATALINNGTNGSHAYKLLIGFQAPWNMSYPFSALRLGSAIQIAVEKVNKNPSFLGNYTLDFVFTDTDCNPKASLGGFIQQVWKENVSALFGPACPEEAEVTGLIASTWNIPMFAFVGQSSKMDNNYIYDSYVKIVPPLKRSAEVLVKTLEFFRWRHVAMIGGGLESNTWDKVDALWKTIEEPLRSRFKLTAAVKFDTSDPRLVYRNIKYIATVARVIVVLTNSDDSMGLLMEAERQGLMNGEFVFFLVQHFEVSYSVDNLWKYALNSRINQAAIRAFDMAFIIGQKSYDGYDYYDFFEQVFERLKGRPFRSNLTSEREVSPYAAYLHDAVLLYAMGLKEVLKDGKDPHDGQQLLRRLKNKNSIRFYGASGLVHFDDDGERNQDYSIYDLQHMGDTTKFVPILHFESHTKSVRPTSMFSSVIWPKGKPPSDKPECGFNNELCEWLINDIALLGLLVTLPVIGVLAVLCIGILFLQKLRLQTKLDDSCWWLISYSDIMIIREPAGLQGLSLSTTASQTGSGGSQSNFSNNSYSLRDKAGKEHIYTTIGLYQGNQVAIKYIKNHSGTNLQKPSIVAEFSLMKEMKHENLVQFFGVCIEPPNICLVIQYCKKGSLKDVLKASDNELDTMFKLSFAYDIVNGMEFIHKSNMKFHGNLKPSTCLVDSRLQIKLSGFGLWEFKYGSKNKTVSLENPNYEEMYWTAPELLRQAGRSFNGTPKGDVFSFAMIMWELMYNSRAGPYADFNLEPKEIIMQLRTPFQGEPLRPALSEQLCDENVNSLMRVCWSENPDHRPPFGSIRRQLRETCPDSHANFLDNMVEKLEKYANHLEEVVEERTNQLTAEKARADKLLSSMLPRYIADQLMSGKSVEPRSYDMVTIFFSDIVGFTSMCSVSSAMEVVTFLNDLYSLFDDIIKMYDVYKVETIGDAYMVASGLPISNDNQHALEICTMALHFLSAIKVFKIRHMPMECLAIRIGIHSGPVVAGVVGTTMPRYCLFGDTVNMASRMESNSLPLKIHISQSTADILVQAGSFSMEERGEIEMKGKGCHKTYWLQSKHGFNPLVIAHSSPPADSLKSQTEKPGMAKAAEKKTQKILIKAQATEALIPAVSI